A stretch of the Gavia stellata isolate bGavSte3 chromosome 11, bGavSte3.hap2, whole genome shotgun sequence genome encodes the following:
- the LOC104260882 gene encoding receptor-transporting protein 3, producing the protein MGTWQEVFAAKIADMHLTEPWKLQEDDSLQVHVLKPGWKEFVQRRALGRFQCSQCFHEWSSAKVHVLFHMRQHRGRGKVRMRAFRQACRRCPDPRLEEPEFSQETMERLLHNLVLKILEYFYHLPIQPSDLLEVVVDVPVLGPHDSARCEGCQLGVCRESRPAPVLDAWEPLIDAKKARTHRTMKHQRVRPRATPTHHPSPFDSNFPWKCCCCVGSSLLCVLAVLLFVLLYFTKK; encoded by the exons ATGGGGACCTGGCAGGAGGTTTTTGCAGCGAAGATTGCAGATATGCACTTAACAGAGCCGTGGAAGCTTCAGGAGGATGATAGCCTGCAGGTGCATGTCCTCAAGCCTGGCTGGAAGGAGTTTGTGCAGCGCCGTGCGCTTGGAAG GTttcagtgctcccagtgctttCATGAGTGGTCCTCAGCCAAAGTGCATGTCCTGTTCCACATGCGCCAGCACCGGGGCCGCGGCAAGGTGCGGATGCGAGCCTTTCGCCAGGCATGCAGGCGATGCCCTGACCCCCGGCTGGAGGAACCTGAATTCAGCCAGGAGACCATGGAGAGGCTTCTGCACAACCTGGTGCTAAAGATCCTCGAGTACTTCTACCACCTGCCCATCCAGCCCTCTGACCTCCTGGAAGTCGTGGTGGACGTGCCGGTGCTGGGGCCGCACGACAGCGCCCGCTGTGAGGGCTGTCAGCTTGGTGTTTGCAGGGAGTCGAGGCCGGCCCCGGTGTTGGATGCCTGGGAGCCCTTGATAGATGCAAAGAAGGCCAGGACCCATCGCACCATGAAACACCAGCGCGTGAGGCCCCGTGCAACCCCAACCCACCACCCCTCACCCTTCGATAGCAACTTCCcctggaaatgctgctgctgtgttggCAGttctttgctctgtgttttggcAGTGCTCCTCTTTGTCCTGCTTTATTTCACCAAGAAGTAG